A stretch of Pristis pectinata isolate sPriPec2 chromosome 26, sPriPec2.1.pri, whole genome shotgun sequence DNA encodes these proteins:
- the b3galt6 gene encoding beta-1,3-galactosyltransferase 6 isoform X1, translating into MNLARLVCRHKTALGIATLSLFALMLLYLAKCTSETLKSPGLPHGVERRADDQGHSRAKGVSAFLVLLITTGPKYTERRSIIRSTWLANRDPEVLPYFAIGTSGLAPEEVQNLEQENSRHHDLLLLPDLKDSYENLTNKILHMYAWVDQNVDFKFVLKADDDTFARLDIIKEELKAKEPKKLYWGFFSGRGRVKSTGKWKESNWVLCDYYLPYALGGGYVLSADLVHYIRINIDYLKVWQSEDVSLGAWLAPVDVKRLHDPRFDTEYKSRGCSNKYIVTHKQSIEDMLEKQQTLQREGKLCKEEGWNTKDWKSYCGYTRHCLDHTWLIMFSSGHRT; encoded by the exons ATGAATCTAGCTCGACTCGTCTGTCGTCACAAAACAGCCCTTGGTATTGCCACCTTGTCCTTGTTTGCACTGATGTTACTTTATTTAGCTAAATGCACGTCAGAGACATTGAAATCTCCAGGCTTACCTCATGGGGTTGAAAGACGGGCAGACGATCAAGGTCACAGCAGAGCCAAAGGGGTCTCAGCCTTTCTTGTGCTGTTGATCACCACTGGCCCAAAGTATACCGAGAGGAGGAGCATCATCAGGAGCACTTGGCTAGCCAATCGGGACCCAGAAGTACTCCCTTACTTTGCCATCGGCACTAGTGGGCTTGCACCAGAGGAAGTTCAAAACCTGGAGCAGGAAAATAGTCGGCACCATGACCTACTGCTACTCCCAGACTTAAAGGACTCCTATGAGAACCTTACCAATAAGATTCTTCACATGTATGCATGGGTGGACCAGAATGTGGATTTTAAGTTTGTCCTGAAAGCAGATGATGACACTTTTGCCAGGTTAGATATAATTAAAGAAGAACTGAAGGCAAAAGAGCCTAAGAAACTGTACTGGGGTTTCTTCTCTGGACGAGGAAGAGTTAAGTCCACTGGAAAATGGAAGGAGAGCAATTGGGTACTGTGTGACTATTATTTGCCTTATGCTCTTGGGGGTGGGTATGTTCTGTCTGCTGATTTAGTGCATTACATTCGAATTAACATTGATTATTTAAAGGTTTGGCAGAGTGAGGATGTGTCTTTGGGTGCCTGGCTGGCGCCAGTCGATGTCAAACGCCTGCATGACCCACGGTTTGACACAGAGTACAAATCGCGCGGATGCAGCAACAAGTACATTGTGACGCACAAGCAAAGTATCGAGGATATGCTGGAAAAACAGCAAACACTCCAAAGGGAAGGAAAACTGTGCAAAGAAGAG GGCTGGAATACAAAGGATTGGAAGTCTTACTGTGGCTATACAAGACACTGCTTAGACCACACCTGGCTtatcatgttcagttctgggcatCGCACCTGA
- the b3galt6 gene encoding beta-1,3-galactosyltransferase 6 isoform X2 — MNLARLVCRHKTALGIATLSLFALMLLYLAKCTSETLKSPGLPHGVERRADDQGHSRAKGVSAFLVLLITTGPKYTERRSIIRSTWLANRDPEVLPYFAIGTSGLAPEEVQNLEQENSRHHDLLLLPDLKDSYENLTNKILHMYAWVDQNVDFKFVLKADDDTFARLDIIKEELKAKEPKKLYWGFFSGRGRVKSTGKWKESNWVLCDYYLPYALGGGYVLSADLVHYIRINIDYLKVWQSEDVSLGAWLAPVDVKRLHDPRFDTEYKSRGCSNKYIVTHKQSIEDMLEKQQTLQREGKLCKEEVKVRLSYIYDWYVPPSQCCQRKDGIP; from the coding sequence ATGAATCTAGCTCGACTCGTCTGTCGTCACAAAACAGCCCTTGGTATTGCCACCTTGTCCTTGTTTGCACTGATGTTACTTTATTTAGCTAAATGCACGTCAGAGACATTGAAATCTCCAGGCTTACCTCATGGGGTTGAAAGACGGGCAGACGATCAAGGTCACAGCAGAGCCAAAGGGGTCTCAGCCTTTCTTGTGCTGTTGATCACCACTGGCCCAAAGTATACCGAGAGGAGGAGCATCATCAGGAGCACTTGGCTAGCCAATCGGGACCCAGAAGTACTCCCTTACTTTGCCATCGGCACTAGTGGGCTTGCACCAGAGGAAGTTCAAAACCTGGAGCAGGAAAATAGTCGGCACCATGACCTACTGCTACTCCCAGACTTAAAGGACTCCTATGAGAACCTTACCAATAAGATTCTTCACATGTATGCATGGGTGGACCAGAATGTGGATTTTAAGTTTGTCCTGAAAGCAGATGATGACACTTTTGCCAGGTTAGATATAATTAAAGAAGAACTGAAGGCAAAAGAGCCTAAGAAACTGTACTGGGGTTTCTTCTCTGGACGAGGAAGAGTTAAGTCCACTGGAAAATGGAAGGAGAGCAATTGGGTACTGTGTGACTATTATTTGCCTTATGCTCTTGGGGGTGGGTATGTTCTGTCTGCTGATTTAGTGCATTACATTCGAATTAACATTGATTATTTAAAGGTTTGGCAGAGTGAGGATGTGTCTTTGGGTGCCTGGCTGGCGCCAGTCGATGTCAAACGCCTGCATGACCCACGGTTTGACACAGAGTACAAATCGCGCGGATGCAGCAACAAGTACATTGTGACGCACAAGCAAAGTATCGAGGATATGCTGGAAAAACAGCAAACACTCCAAAGGGAAGGAAAACTGTGCAAAGAAGAGGTAAAAGTAAGACTGTCATATATTTATGATTGGTATGTCCCACCATCCCAGTGTTGCCAGCGAAAAGATGGCATACCCTGA